One genomic segment of Vespa crabro chromosome 3, iyVesCrab1.2, whole genome shotgun sequence includes these proteins:
- the LOC124422635 gene encoding 40S ribosomal protein S13-like, translated as MGRMHAPGKGISQSALPYRRSVPTWLKLTPEDCKELIYKLAKKGCTPSQIGVILRDSHGVAQVRFRTGNKILRIIKSMGLAPDLPEDLYHLIKRAVGIRKHLERNRKDKDSKFRLILVESRIHRLARYYKSKGSLPPNWKYESSTASALVA; from the exons ATGGGTCGTATGCACGCACCAGg GAAAGGTATATCCCAGTCAGCTCTACCTTATCGTAGAAGTGTACCAACTTGGTTAAAGTTAACTCCTGAAGATTGTAAAGAACTTATTTATAAACTAGCAAAGAAAGGATGTACTCCATCTCAAATTG GTGTTATACTTCGTGATTCTCATGGAGTTGCCCAGGTAAGATTCCGTACGGGGAATAAAATACTacgtattattaaaagtatggGACTTGCTCCAGATTTACCGGAAGATTTATATCACCTGATTAAAAGAGCAGTTGGTATTCGGAAACATTTAGAAAGAAATCGCAAGGATAAAGATAGtaaatttcgattaattctTGTTGAATCGAGAATTCATCGTCTTGCAAGATATTATAAGTCAAAGGGTTCACTTCCACCTAATTGGAAATACGAGAGTTCTACAGCCAGCGCTTTGGTGGCTTAA